Genomic segment of Prochlorococcus marinus CUG1417:
TCTTGCAACTACTCCAGCTGTTTTTGTTCCTGAAGATAATCTAAACTCTTTTACTTATTTAGTGATGCCTGTGCAGGTTCGTTCTTAAATTGAAATTACCTAAAGAAATTTTATTAAGTGAACTACTAAATTACAGTGTTAAGGGTAATATGACCCTAAATTATGGAAACGGTGAAAACGTTTGGATGCATCCTCCAGTTCATAGAATTTTAGGATGGTACTCTCGTCCTTCAAATTTTGATTTAAAACGAAATGTTTGGAGATTAAACCAAATAAGTCAAATAATAGATAATGAAATTTATGTTAAAGGTGATCCTGCAATATCTGATTTATCAACTTTAAATAGGTTTCCAACTTTAATAGAAGCTAATCTGATAAATATAAATGGTTCAAAAATAGGAGTTATTGCAGATTTTTTATTCGAAATTAAAACGGGAAAAATTAAATACTATTTAATTTCTCGATCTAATCCTAAGATTCCAGGTTCAAGTAGATGGAAATTAAATATTGAAAATATTAATGATCAACAACCAGGTTTAGTATTTTGTAAAAGTAATTCTTTAGATGATTTATCTTTAATAAGATCAAGTATTAAAAATGAATTTTTGCAAAAAGGGAAAAAAATTTTTGATAGATTTGATGAAATGAAAAATATAGCCTCTAATAGATTAGAGGATTGGCTTGAAGAAGATGAAGATATAACCCAAAACTTAGATTTTAAAGAAAATAGTTTTTATAATAACAATAGAAAATCAAGATCTTTTAGTAATAAAAAAGAAGATGACCCTTGGATCTGAAGAATGTTAAATTTAAACAGTAATGATCTATATGATCTTAATGAGGCATTAAAAGTTGAAAATTTAACAAATGATGATTACGAAGAAATTTGTAAAAGATTAAAGAGAAAACCAAATAGAACTGAACTAGGAATGTTTGGTGTGATGTGGTCTGAACATTGTTGTTACAGAAATTCAAAACCTTTATTATCTCAGTTTCCCACTAAAGGAAAAAATGTTTTGGTTGGTCCCGGAGAAAATGCTGGTGTGATTGATGTTGGAAATAATCAAAAACTTGTTTTTAAAATAGAAAGTCATAATCATCCTTCTGCAATTGAACCTTTTCAAGGAGCTGCAACAGGTGTTGGAGGAATATTAAGAGATATATTTACAATGGGAGCAAGACCAATCGCAGTATTGAATTCATTAAGATTTGGAAATCTTGATAAATCATCTAATGTTGATTTACTTCGAGGAGTAGTCTCTGGTATTGCACATTATGGAAATTGTGTAGGTGTTCCAACTGTTGGTGGCGAAATTGATTTCGATGATAGTTATTCTGGAAATCCTCTTGTCAATGTAATGGCTCTAGGGCTTTTGGAGACTAATCAAATCGTTTGTTCTGGAGCAAAACATGTAGGATCACCAGTACTATATGTTGGAAACACTACTGGAAGAGATGGTGTTGGTGGTGCTAGTTTCGCAAGTTCAGAGTTAACTACTTCTTCATTAGATGACAGGCCTGCAGTGCAAGTAGGTGATCCATTTATTGAGAAAAGTCTCATAGAAGCCTGTTTGGATGCTTTTAAGACTGGAGATGTAATCGCAGCTCAAGATATGGGTGCAGCAGGTTTAACTTGCAGCAGTGCAGAAATGGCTGCTAATGGAAATTTAGGCATATCCATTGATTTAGATTTGGTTCCTTCTAGAGAAGAAAATATGACTTCATACCAATATTTATTATCTGAATCCCAAGAAAGGATGTTGTTTGTCGTAAAGGAAGAAAAAATTAATTCTCTTATTGAAAAATTTAATAAATGGGGATTAAATGCCAATGTAATTGGTGAAGTAATAAAGGCTAAAGAAGTAATTATTTCTCATAAAAATAAAATTGTTGCTCAAATACCCACCTCTGCTTTATCCGATGATACTCCTGTTAATTTTCATAATTCTATTAATAAGCCCCCTGAATATCTTTTAAATAAATGGAAATGGAAAGAAAATAAATTACCAGAAATTAATGAGCAAAAAATACTTTCCTTAAAGGAAAAAAAGAGTTTTTCTTATTCACAAATTCTTTTAAAACTTCTATCCAATCCCTCAATTGCATCTAAAAGATGGGTTTATAAACAATATGACTCTCAAGTACAGGCAAATACTGTTTTTAAACCTGGAGAATCAGATGCAGCTTTAATAAGATTAAGAGAACAAACTGAAAAAAACAAAAATAAAGTATTTTCTGGTGTTGCTGCTTCAGTCGACTGTAACAGTAGATGGGTTTCTCTTGATCCATTTAGAGGAACTATCGCTGCAGTTGCAGAATCTTCCAGAAACGTTAGCTGTGTTGGGGCTGAACCATTAGCAATTACAAATAATTTAAATTTTTCTTCTCCTGAGACTCAAACAGGATATTGGCAACTTGCATCTTCATGTAAAGGCATTTCTGAAGCATGTAAAGCTCTTGAAACACCTGTTACAGGAGGAAATGTTTCCTTATACAATGAGTCAAAAAATAAAGATAATGAAATTACTCCTATTAACCCTACACCAGTAATTGGAATGGTTGGGAAGATTGATAATGTTGATAAAGCTATAAGTAGTGGATGGAAAAATTTAAATGATCAAATTTGGGTAATTGGTTCTTATAACTCAGAAACAACAATTGCAGCCAGCTCTTATTTGGAATATTTTCATGGTGAAATTACAGGTCGGCCTCCAAAAATAGATTTGTTGGATGAAAAGTTTTGCCAGAGTTTTATAAGAAATGCTATCTTAAACAATTTTGTAGTTTCCGCTCACGATATTAGCGATGGAGGTTTAGCTGTAGCTTTAGCAGAGTGTTGTATTTTGTCTTCAAAAGGTGCATCGATAGAGATAGATAAAGACCTTAAAAGAGATGATAATTTATTGTTTGCAGAAGGAGGCTCTAGAATTATTTTTTCAGTAGATAGAATAAAAGAAAAAAAATGGCTTGATTATTTAAAATCAAATCAAATAATCACCCATTCAAGTGTTTATATAAAAAAAATAGGATTTGTTTCTAATGAAACTCTTGATATAAAAATTCAAGAAAATATTATTTGCAATATTGGGGTTGAGGAATTAACCGAAAAATTTAATAATAGTATTTCAAGTTACTTTTAAATATGAATAAGATTTTTCAACTATCAAACTTTTTAAGAAATTAAGTTATGTGTGGAATAGTTGGAATCGTTTCTTCAGAAGATGTAAATCAACAAATTTACGATAGTCTTTTACTTCTCCAGCATAGAGGTCAAGACTCAACAGGTATAGCTACAATGGAAAATACTATTTTCCACATACACAAGGTTAAAGGTCAGGTAAGCACAGCATATAGAACAAGAGATATGAGGAATTTAATAGGCAAAATTGGATTGGGTCATGTTAGGTATGCTACAAAGGGATCAGCAGAAAGTGTAGAGGAAGCTCAACCTTTTTATGTCAATGCACCATATGGAATTGTGTTAGTACATAATGGTAATTTAACGAATACCAGAGATTTAGAAAAACAATTATTTAATATTGATAAGCGGCATACAAATTCCTCAAGTGATACTGAAATGTTATTGAATGTATTTGCTACAGAATTGCAAGATCAGATTCATAATCAAGAATTACAACCTGATATTATTTTTGATGCTGTCAAATCTTTACACAAAAGAATTCAGGGATCATATGCTTCAATCGCATTAATTTCTGGCCACGGTTTATTAGCATTCAGAGATCCTTTTGGAATAAGACCTTTAGTTATAGGAAAAAGACTTTCATTAACAACAAATAAGGAAGAATGGATGGTTGCTAGCGAATCTTTGGTACTTGAGAATAACGATTATCAAGTAGTTAGAGATGTAGATCCTGGAGAAGCTATTTTTATAAATCTTAATGGTGAGTTTTTTTCTAAGCAATGTTCTGAAAATCCAGTTTTATGTCCTTGTGCTTTTGAATATGTTTATTTAGCTAGGCCAGATTCAATTATGAATGGAATTTCAGTATATAAAGCTCGTCTGAAAATGGGAGATTATTTGTCTGAAACAATAAAACAGACAATTAAGCCTGGAGATGTTGATGTTGTAATGCCTATTCCTGATTCTTCTCGACCTGCGGCTATGCAAGTTGCAAGACAGTTAGGTATAGAATATAGAGAAGGTTTTTTTAAAAATAGATATGTTGGTAGAACATTCATAATGCCTGGTCAGCAGAAACGTAAGAAATCGGTTAGACAAAAATTAAATGCTATGAGTGCAGAGTTTAAAAACAAAAATGTATTAATTGTTGATGACTCAATAGTAAGAGGTACTACTTCTAAAGAAATTGTTCAGATGGCTAAAGATGCAGGTGCAAATAAAGTTTTTTTCACATCTGCGGCGCCACCTGTTCGATTTCCTCATGTTTATGGAATTAATATGCCTAATAAAGATGAATTGATTGCTCACGATAGAACAATTAGTGAAATCGCTGATCAACTCGCAATTGATAATCTTGTTTATCAAAGTGTTGAAAATTTACGCAAATCTATAATAAGTGATTCGCCAATAAAAGATTTGGAGATGAGTTGTTTTACTGGTTCTTATGTAACAGGAACAGTAAATCAAGAATACTTAAATTGGGTTGAAAATGAATATAACTCTTAATTGACAAGGTTTTTAAGTCGAAAACAATTTTCAAGATGTTCCCCTTCCTCTAATTTTAAAAAGTCAATTAAGAAATTTGTTTTAATAGATTTGAAATTTAAGTTATTAAAATTTAATCTAGCAGATTTATTTTTATTAGTTTCAATATCAAGGTAATGATTACTAGGTAAGATTTTAAGGAAGTAATCGTTTTTTAGCTGAGTTCTTTCATTTAAATAGCCTAGACTGTATTCATTCGCGTAATAAATTTCATTATTATTTATGCAAAAGATTTTCCCTTTTTTAGAAACTAAATAAATATCTTCTCCATTTTGACACGGGCAACAAGAAACAATCATTTCGTTCGGTAAAAGATTTACAAGTATTAATCCCTGAGATTGTTTACTAGTTGGAGCTAAAAATTTATCAGATAAATTAAATTTTAAAATTCTTCCTATTGAGGTTAATATTATTAAAATTTTTTCTTCGTTAGATATAAATGAATCAATTATTTTAATATTTTTTTTTAATTTTGTTATTGCGAAAGATCTATTAGTATTAATCATATCTTTATCAAAAAAAACTTTTTTAAATCGTCCATCAGAATTCAAGATACACAAATAGTTTTTAATTCCTTTTGTAATTGAATGGAAATTTATTATTTCATTTGGTTCAATATTTCCAAGGCTTTTTTGATCTAATTTATAGTCATTATTAATATTTGACTCCCAATCTATGTGAAAAACTTTTCCTGAATATGTAATTCCAATTAATTTTAAATTTTTATCAATATTACAAATAAATTTTTGAATATTTCTATTATCTATAATTTTATTTATATCCTCAAAAGATTTCTTATAATTATTTAAAATCATTTTTCTTAAATATAGTCTATTGTCTATGTTTAATTTAGTTTTTTTATTAATAAAATCTTCTAATATCTGATTATTTATTGTTTCTAATTCTTCATTTTGATTAATATTTTTAAGGATTTTTGTTTTTCTTTTGACATTATATTTCTGTTTTAAAAATAATAATTCATCCATTAGTAATTCAAGTAATAAACTTCTATTAATCAATATTTTTTGCAGATAATTCTTTTTTTCTTGGAGAATTTTTATATCATCATCTATTTGATTTTTTTCAAGATTTGTTAATTTTTTTAGAGGCATATCTAAAACTGAATTTGCTTGTTTTTCACTTAAGAAAAAATTACCAATCAATTTTGATTTTGCTTCTGCAGAATTTTCTGAGTCTTCAATTATCGCGATAACTGCTTTTATATCTTTTGTTGCCTTAGATAAACCCTCTAATATTTCAAGTTTTTCAAGAGTATTTTTTAGAAAATAATTAGTTCTTTTTCTAATTGTTTCTTCTCGAAATTCAAGAAAAAAGTTGAGATATTGTTTTAAGTTGAGTTGGATAGGCTTGCCTTTAATTAAAGCTAAAAATATTGCGCCAAAGTTGGTTTGGAGAGTAGTTTTTTTATATAAATTAGAAATTATGAGTTCAGCATTAGAGTCTTTTTTTAACTCTATTACAATTCTCATTCCATCTCTGTCGCTTTCGTCCCGAATGTCTGAGATCCCATTGATTTTGCTTGTATTAACAAGTTCTGCTAATTTTTCAATCCAACCTGCTTTACTAATTTGATAAGGAAGTTCAGTAATAATTAGTGCAATTTTTTTATGTTTACCTTTGCCTAAATTTATTTCTTCTGTATTTATTACTCCTCTAATTGTTATTGATCCTCTACCAGTTTCGTAAAGCTCCTCTATTGCTTCAGTATGTATTAATTCTCCGCCAGTAGGAAAGTCAGGTCCTCTTATTATTTTAGAAAGCTTTCTACTACTTACATCTTTATTTTTGATTAAAGCAATTAAACCATCTACTACTTCTCCTAAGTTATGAGGCGGGATATTTGTTGCCATTCCCACAGCAATTCCCGATGATCCATTTAACAATAAAAATGGAAGTTGGGCTGGAAGAACAGCAGGTTCTTTTTGCGAACCGTCAAAGTTATTTGAGAAATTTACTGTTTCTGACCCAATCTCTTCAAGAAATCCTTTATGAGCTATTGGAGATAGCCTAGTCTCAGTGTATCTCATTGCTGCAGGAGGATCATTATCCACAGATCCAAAATTTCCATGCCCGTCTAGAGTAGGATATTTAGTTGAAAAATTTTGCACTAGTTTTACTAATGCATCATATACTGCTTGATCTCCATGAGGATGGTATTTTCCAAGAACATCTCCAACAACTCTCGCACATTTTCTAAATGGTTTATCAGGCGTTAAACCTAATTCGTACATTGCAAACAGTATTCTTCTCTGGACGGGCTTAAGACCGTCTCTCGCATCTGGAAGAGCACGACCAACTATTACACTCATCGCATACTCCAGATAAGAACGTTCCATTTCTTCTTGGAGAGAGATAGAAGTGAATTTTTTCTTATCCATCAGTTTGCAAAACTAAATATGTATTGATTATCTAAATTAAGACTAATAGGTAAACAAATATTTACCAGTCTTGAAAATTAAGAAGATGTATTTATTTTTGATTTTGCCAATATTACATCTGTTTGAAGCTGATTATTTTTTAAAAGGATTTCAGTAGAAGATTGTAAATTTTCTCCCCATAACTGATCTTTTCTATAATCATAGCTAACGTAGTTAGGATCTTGAGCTAAAGCTTTTTTTGCTAGTTGAAGCGCTAATTCAATATCTTTCACCCTTAAACTCGAAGCAAGCCCTAATAATGGTTCTGCATTTTCCTGAATTGAGATTGCTTTTTTAAAAAGTTTTATAGATTTATTAAGATTGTTTTTTTCGAAATAAGCTAAAGCTTTATTATTTATTGCTTGCCAAAAATCAGGTTTTATATTTATTGACTTATCAAATAATCTTATAGCTTCAGAGTAATTTTTTTCCATTAATGAAATATTTCCCAGTTGAAAAATAGCAGTATGGTTATTTGGTTTTATTTTTAATCCTGTTTCTAAAGCGGCCTTTGCCTTTTCTAATTGTGAAATTTTAAGATAAATATTACTTTTAGCAAAGTATATTTCGCTATTTTTTGAATTAATTTTTTGTGCTTTATTTAAAGAAATTAATGCGTTTTTATATTGTTTATTAGCTATCTGTGCTTCAGATAAAATTAACCATAGCTTTTCATCCTTTCTACTTATTCGTACTGCTAATTTAGCCAAGTTAAGGCTCTGCTTATATTGTCCAAAATATAAAAGTTGATATGCATTTTTTCCAATAGATAAGCTTTCCTTTTGTAAATTTTTTATTGAAGGAAAATAATAATAGGGGACAAGCGATTGAACTTGTTCTGCCTTAAATAAGCTGAAACTGATTAATGAGACGCATATTATTTCTTTTAAAAACTTTTTCATATACTTATTTTTTACTTAGATTTGCTTTCATGTTTCTTCTCCACATCCAAGGTTTTATTCTTTTTAGCGTAGTTCCTTTAAGATTTTCTTCCCAAGTTTTATCATCCCAATTTAATGACTCAATATTAAGATTTTTAATCCATTCTTTTGGAGTTGTTTCAAAAGTATTGTTGTGTGGCACTCCTTTGTTCCAAGGGCATACATCTTGACAAATATCACATCCTGCAACCCATCCATTTAAATTTTTCTCAATATTTTTTGGAATAGTTTTTGATCTACTTTCAATTGTATGATAGGCAATACATAGATCTGATTGAATCACAAAGGGCTCTACTATTGCATTTGTTGGACAAAGGTCAATACATCTATCACATTTTCCGCAAAGTGATTGATGAGGTTTATCTGGTACTAAATCTGTTGTAAGGATCATAAAACCCAAAGTAAACCAAGAACCATATTTATTGCTAATTAAGTTACTGTTTTTACCTATCCAACCAAGACCTGACTCTTCAGCCCATGCTTTTTCTAGAAGTGGCGATGTGTCAACACATATTTTCCATTTGCAATCTGGAATTTCTAGATTAATCCATCTACCAATATTTTTTAATTTCTTATAAATTACTTTATGGTAATCTTCTCCTTGACTAAATTTACCTACTTTGAAGATTTTGTCTTTGTTATTGTCTTCTGAATTAATATAAGTAAATCCAACGCTTAGAACACTTTTTGCTCCTTCAAGCAGTGAGCTTATATTTTTCCTTCTTTCTGCTTCCATCCATTTCATTTCACTATGGTGGTTATTAGATAACCATCTGTTTAATGCATTAGTTCTTAACTTTAAGCGCGAACTCCCTGGTATTGATGCAATTCCAGATATTGTAAAACCTTCATTGATTGCTTTTTCTTTTAATTTTTTACTTATTTCTTTTTTGTCCTGAGTTGTATTTATCATTTCTTTATTATGAATAGCATTTTGTTGAAAAGTTATTTTTTGACTTAGAAAATGATGAAAATTTTAATTAATTAAGAAAATATATCTTAACTAAGTTTAAAAGAGTTAAATTATTAGTAAAATTGGTTTAATTATAAACGTTATTTTGGTTGAATCTAATCAAAATCAAGATTCGAATTTAGGGTCTAGGCTTCAACAAGATCTCAAAAATGATCTTATTGCTGGCTTGCTGGTCGTAATACCTTTAGCAACAACTATTTGGCTTTCTTCATTAGTTAGTAAATTTGTTTTAACGCTAGTTACCTCTGTTCCTAAGCAACTAAATCCTTTTATAACTTTAAATCCATTGTTGCAAGATTTAATTAATCTCACTTTGGGTTTAACTGTGCCGTTATTAGCTATTTTGCTCATTGGCTTGATGGCAAGAAATTTTGTAGGTAGATGGTTATTAGAATTCGGGGAAGGTACTTTATCAAAAATTCCAGTCGCAGGAGCGGTTTATAAAACTCTTAAACAATTACTTGAAACTTTCTTAAGTAATAAATCTAATCGATTTAGAAGAGTTATATTGGTTGAATACCCACGTAAAGGGCTTTATAGTGTGGGCTTTGTGACGGGTGATGTTGGCCCCTCTCTTCAACCAGAATTGGACGAAAAGTTGCTAAGTGTTTTTATACCTACAGCACCAAACCCAACCACTGGATGGTATACCTTGGTCCCTGAGTCTTCAGTTAAAGATTTGGATATTTCTGTTGAAGATGCTTTTCGAACAATAATTTCTGCTGGAATAGTTAATCCAGATGAGAAAAATAATACTACAAATCCAACATTTTCAAAATTATTTTCTCAATTACGTGCTTCCACTAATACCTCTTCTTAAGTGATGCATAATAATAAATCTCTTTCTAGAGAGTTATCTTTAATTTCTCTAAGTCTGATAAAGGATAAAGGTGATTTTCAA
This window contains:
- the queG gene encoding tRNA epoxyqueuosine(34) reductase QueG — protein: MINTTQDKKEISKKLKEKAINEGFTISGIASIPGSSRLKLRTNALNRWLSNNHHSEMKWMEAERRKNISSLLEGAKSVLSVGFTYINSEDNNKDKIFKVGKFSQGEDYHKVIYKKLKNIGRWINLEIPDCKWKICVDTSPLLEKAWAEESGLGWIGKNSNLISNKYGSWFTLGFMILTTDLVPDKPHQSLCGKCDRCIDLCPTNAIVEPFVIQSDLCIAYHTIESRSKTIPKNIEKNLNGWVAGCDICQDVCPWNKGVPHNNTFETTPKEWIKNLNIESLNWDDKTWEENLKGTTLKRIKPWMWRRNMKANLSKK
- the purL gene encoding phosphoribosylformylglycinamidine synthase subunit PurL gives rise to the protein MLNLNSNDLYDLNEALKVENLTNDDYEEICKRLKRKPNRTELGMFGVMWSEHCCYRNSKPLLSQFPTKGKNVLVGPGENAGVIDVGNNQKLVFKIESHNHPSAIEPFQGAATGVGGILRDIFTMGARPIAVLNSLRFGNLDKSSNVDLLRGVVSGIAHYGNCVGVPTVGGEIDFDDSYSGNPLVNVMALGLLETNQIVCSGAKHVGSPVLYVGNTTGRDGVGGASFASSELTTSSLDDRPAVQVGDPFIEKSLIEACLDAFKTGDVIAAQDMGAAGLTCSSAEMAANGNLGISIDLDLVPSREENMTSYQYLLSESQERMLFVVKEEKINSLIEKFNKWGLNANVIGEVIKAKEVIISHKNKIVAQIPTSALSDDTPVNFHNSINKPPEYLLNKWKWKENKLPEINEQKILSLKEKKSFSYSQILLKLLSNPSIASKRWVYKQYDSQVQANTVFKPGESDAALIRLREQTEKNKNKVFSGVAASVDCNSRWVSLDPFRGTIAAVAESSRNVSCVGAEPLAITNNLNFSSPETQTGYWQLASSCKGISEACKALETPVTGGNVSLYNESKNKDNEITPINPTPVIGMVGKIDNVDKAISSGWKNLNDQIWVIGSYNSETTIAASSYLEYFHGEITGRPPKIDLLDEKFCQSFIRNAILNNFVVSAHDISDGGLAVALAECCILSSKGASIEIDKDLKRDDNLLFAEGGSRIIFSVDRIKEKKWLDYLKSNQIITHSSVYIKKIGFVSNETLDIKIQENIICNIGVEELTEKFNNSISSYF
- a CDS encoding tetratricopeptide repeat protein; its protein translation is MKKFLKEIICVSLISFSLFKAEQVQSLVPYYYFPSIKNLQKESLSIGKNAYQLLYFGQYKQSLNLAKLAVRISRKDEKLWLILSEAQIANKQYKNALISLNKAQKINSKNSEIYFAKSNIYLKISQLEKAKAALETGLKIKPNNHTAIFQLGNISLMEKNYSEAIRLFDKSINIKPDFWQAINNKALAYFEKNNLNKSIKLFKKAISIQENAEPLLGLASSLRVKDIELALQLAKKALAQDPNYVSYDYRKDQLWGENLQSSTEILLKNNQLQTDVILAKSKINTSS
- the purF gene encoding amidophosphoribosyltransferase yields the protein MCGIVGIVSSEDVNQQIYDSLLLLQHRGQDSTGIATMENTIFHIHKVKGQVSTAYRTRDMRNLIGKIGLGHVRYATKGSAESVEEAQPFYVNAPYGIVLVHNGNLTNTRDLEKQLFNIDKRHTNSSSDTEMLLNVFATELQDQIHNQELQPDIIFDAVKSLHKRIQGSYASIALISGHGLLAFRDPFGIRPLVIGKRLSLTTNKEEWMVASESLVLENNDYQVVRDVDPGEAIFINLNGEFFSKQCSENPVLCPCAFEYVYLARPDSIMNGISVYKARLKMGDYLSETIKQTIKPGDVDVVMPIPDSSRPAAMQVARQLGIEYREGFFKNRYVGRTFIMPGQQKRKKSVRQKLNAMSAEFKNKNVLIVDDSIVRGTTSKEIVQMAKDAGANKVFFTSAAPPVRFPHVYGINMPNKDELIAHDRTISEIADQLAIDNLVYQSVENLRKSIISDSPIKDLEMSCFTGSYVTGTVNQEYLNWVENEYNS
- a CDS encoding PRC-barrel domain-containing protein; the encoded protein is MKLPKEILLSELLNYSVKGNMTLNYGNGENVWMHPPVHRILGWYSRPSNFDLKRNVWRLNQISQIIDNEIYVKGDPAISDLSTLNRFPTLIEANLININGSKIGVIADFLFEIKTGKIKYYLISRSNPKIPGSSRWKLNIENINDQQPGLVFCKSNSLDDLSLIRSSIKNEFLQKGKKIFDRFDEMKNIASNRLEDWLEEDEDITQNLDFKENSFYNNNRKSRSFSNKKEDDPWI
- a CDS encoding DNA gyrase/topoisomerase IV subunit A; the encoded protein is MDKKKFTSISLQEEMERSYLEYAMSVIVGRALPDARDGLKPVQRRILFAMYELGLTPDKPFRKCARVVGDVLGKYHPHGDQAVYDALVKLVQNFSTKYPTLDGHGNFGSVDNDPPAAMRYTETRLSPIAHKGFLEEIGSETVNFSNNFDGSQKEPAVLPAQLPFLLLNGSSGIAVGMATNIPPHNLGEVVDGLIALIKNKDVSSRKLSKIIRGPDFPTGGELIHTEAIEELYETGRGSITIRGVINTEEINLGKGKHKKIALIITELPYQISKAGWIEKLAELVNTSKINGISDIRDESDRDGMRIVIELKKDSNAELIISNLYKKTTLQTNFGAIFLALIKGKPIQLNLKQYLNFFLEFREETIRKRTNYFLKNTLEKLEILEGLSKATKDIKAVIAIIEDSENSAEAKSKLIGNFFLSEKQANSVLDMPLKKLTNLEKNQIDDDIKILQEKKNYLQKILINRSLLLELLMDELLFLKQKYNVKRKTKILKNINQNEELETINNQILEDFINKKTKLNIDNRLYLRKMILNNYKKSFEDINKIIDNRNIQKFICNIDKNLKLIGITYSGKVFHIDWESNINNDYKLDQKSLGNIEPNEIINFHSITKGIKNYLCILNSDGRFKKVFFDKDMINTNRSFAITKLKKNIKIIDSFISNEEKILIILTSIGRILKFNLSDKFLAPTSKQSQGLILVNLLPNEMIVSCCPCQNGEDIYLVSKKGKIFCINNNEIYYANEYSLGYLNERTQLKNDYFLKILPSNHYLDIETNKNKSARLNFNNLNFKSIKTNFLIDFLKLEEGEHLENCFRLKNLVN
- a CDS encoding DUF502 domain-containing protein translates to MVESNQNQDSNLGSRLQQDLKNDLIAGLLVVIPLATTIWLSSLVSKFVLTLVTSVPKQLNPFITLNPLLQDLINLTLGLTVPLLAILLIGLMARNFVGRWLLEFGEGTLSKIPVAGAVYKTLKQLLETFLSNKSNRFRRVILVEYPRKGLYSVGFVTGDVGPSLQPELDEKLLSVFIPTAPNPTTGWYTLVPESSVKDLDISVEDAFRTIISAGIVNPDEKNNTTNPTFSKLFSQLRASTNTSS